From Streptomyces sp. TLI_053, a single genomic window includes:
- a CDS encoding type I polyketide synthase — MPTDTDQVVAALRASLLDNQRLQQENRRLRDESAEPIAVVAMSCRYPGGVRTPEDLWELLLKERDAVSPFPTDRGWDVEGGFDADPDAPGTFYVREGGFLHDATGFDAGFFGISPREALAMDPQQRLLLEASWEVVERAGIDPTTLRGSRTGVYTGVIYSEYGSRLGRVPEEVEGFLGTGTIPSVASGRIAYTLGLEGPAVTLDTACSSSLVAVHLACQGLRDGDTTLALAGGVTVMSTPGLYVGFSRQRGLAPDGRSKSFSSAADGAGFGEGLGLLLLERLSDARRNGHPVLAVVRGSAVNQDGASNGLTAPNGPAQQRVINAALARAGLAPSEVDMVEAHGTGTVLGDPIEAQALMAAYGQDRPAGRPLRLGSLKSNLSHTQAAAGVGGVIKSVLAMRHGVMPRTLHVDRPSSRIDWTEGAVSLLTEAAPWPETGRPRRAGVSSFGASGTNAHVVLEQAPADPAASDGPATPEPVLPAVPWILSARTPDALRAQATALHERVVADPGLSVADVGLSLVAGRSRFAERAVVVGADRGELLAGVAALSRGVGSAAVRVGGGPVPGRSVLVFPGQGSQWVGMAAELLAGSAVFAGRMAECGRALAPYVDWSLVEALGSEALLARVDVVQPVLWAVMVSLAEVWRSFGVVPDAVVGHSQGEIAAAVVAGGLSIDDGARVVALRSRAVGALAGRGGMASVPLPADVARERIAPWAGRLSVAAVNGPSSVAVSGDADAVAALVAQLLEEGVWATRIETDFASHSSHVEQIRERLLSDLDGITPLAGAVPYWSSVTGGLLDTKSLDAEYWYRNIRQTVEFERATRSLLAAGHRVFVESGPQPALMYAIEDTAADAGAPDTLLLDTLRRGAGGLHRFQLALAEAHVRGLRVDWERLFAGTGARRVDLPAYAFQRRRYWLDAVPADRDQAAVGQSAVDHPLLGAAVELPDDAGTLFTGRLSPATHPWLVDHAVAGAVIVPGAALVELAAHVGRRLGCALVEELTLAAPLLLPDDQAVQLRVRVGAEDGTGRRPVEFHSRPEAAPGSAERPWTRHATGAVGPREPSADRDDTTGRDDTSDRDDTTEPVGTWPPPDAVPLDVDALYGLLEARGVAYGPAFRGLRAAWRTADAIHAEVALPDGLPGTGADSFGVHPALLDAALQTTGLRDGVASPEPADGVPLPFSWQRVAIEPSDATVLRVRLRPDGPDAVTALITDPSGSTVATVGSLTLRTASTAALRASSGSVFHVGWTPVAAGPGPRPVTRWGLLGPRDERVLPAAFPTEPPSATPDAMLLTCPPSAGTVTADTATAETVTANGATADAPARDADPAAVHAVASGVLDRLRAHLADDTTARTPLVVLTRGAAGPFGAQPQPADLGAAAVWGMLRAAQLEHPDRFVLLDVEGPDADGLGDALADLLATGEPQAALRGGALYAPRLVRPPATATNATNATNAAPASTPAPTPGTAARPAGAFGPADGTVLLSGGGALAAVLARHLVAAHGVRHLLVLSRRGADAPGMPELTAELSGAGAELTALSCDVSDRQALATALAGIPEHRPLCAVVHTAGVLDDGLLDGLTGERMSSVLRPKVDAAHHLDRLTRGADLAAFVVFSSAAGVLGSPGQASYSAANAALDALVAERRRLGLPGLSLAWGPWERVSGMTAELGGAERRRIDRRGARGLSDEEAMALLDSVCVPDAAPSAGGSPVVLAHLDLTVRGDGPVHPMLRSLVRRGPTATTGAKGTPTAAAALRHRLDTAADEQGRELVLRELVLAEAAEVLGHSDSGALSATVPFLSVGFDSLTAVELRNRLAAATGLRLRPSAVFDSGTPAALAARLAAEARPEDTPRAGTAPAAGTPAAGASVSGTDAVDSDPVSVLFRQACALGRIDEGIALLKNASALRPAFHRGGDLAAAGTGPRLLRLNERADAPVLVCFGSVVALGGAHQYARFAARFRDRYAVAALDAPGFVPEQELPADMSALLDFHATTLLRELPGRTLVLAGSSSGGTLAHGVAAALEQRGEGPAAVVLLDTYLSDNQGITQFNDVLLGGMFAREDRAAPMDGTRLTAMGGYFRLLDDWKPPAVRAPLLLVRASTPLGRPSAEAGDWRSTWAGADSVVDVPGDHFSIMEQHVATTGDAVAGWLDSTLRTPGAR, encoded by the coding sequence ATGCCCACCGACACGGACCAGGTGGTCGCCGCCCTGCGAGCCTCGCTGCTGGACAACCAGCGCCTGCAGCAGGAGAACCGACGGCTGCGCGACGAATCCGCCGAGCCCATCGCCGTCGTGGCGATGAGCTGCCGCTACCCCGGTGGCGTGCGTACCCCGGAAGACCTGTGGGAGCTGCTGCTCAAGGAACGCGACGCGGTCTCGCCGTTCCCCACCGACCGCGGCTGGGACGTCGAGGGCGGCTTCGACGCCGACCCCGACGCCCCCGGCACCTTCTACGTCCGTGAAGGCGGCTTCCTCCACGACGCGACCGGCTTCGACGCCGGCTTCTTCGGCATCTCCCCGCGGGAGGCCCTGGCCATGGACCCGCAGCAGCGGCTGCTGCTGGAAGCCTCCTGGGAGGTGGTGGAACGCGCGGGCATCGACCCGACGACCCTGCGCGGCAGCCGCACCGGCGTCTACACCGGAGTGATCTACAGCGAGTACGGCTCCCGGCTCGGCCGGGTGCCCGAGGAAGTGGAAGGCTTCCTCGGCACCGGCACCATTCCCAGCGTGGCCTCGGGCCGGATCGCCTACACGCTGGGCCTGGAAGGCCCGGCGGTCACCCTGGACACCGCCTGCTCGTCCTCCCTGGTCGCCGTCCACCTCGCCTGCCAGGGGCTGCGCGACGGCGACACCACCCTCGCCCTGGCCGGCGGGGTGACCGTGATGTCCACGCCCGGCCTGTACGTCGGATTCAGCCGTCAGCGCGGCCTGGCACCCGACGGGCGCAGCAAGTCCTTCTCGTCCGCGGCGGACGGAGCCGGGTTCGGGGAGGGCCTCGGCCTGCTCCTGCTCGAACGGCTCTCGGACGCCCGCCGCAACGGGCACCCGGTCCTGGCCGTCGTCCGCGGCTCGGCCGTCAACCAGGACGGCGCCAGCAACGGCCTGACCGCCCCGAACGGGCCCGCGCAGCAGCGCGTCATCAACGCGGCGCTCGCCCGTGCCGGACTCGCCCCGTCCGAGGTCGACATGGTGGAGGCGCACGGCACCGGCACCGTCCTCGGCGACCCCATCGAGGCGCAGGCGCTCATGGCCGCGTACGGGCAGGACCGGCCCGCCGGGCGGCCGTTGCGGCTGGGATCGCTGAAGTCCAACCTGTCCCACACCCAGGCCGCCGCAGGCGTCGGCGGGGTGATCAAGTCGGTGCTCGCGATGCGGCACGGCGTGATGCCGCGCACCCTGCACGTCGACCGTCCCTCGTCCCGGATCGACTGGACCGAGGGAGCCGTCTCCCTGCTCACCGAGGCCGCCCCCTGGCCGGAGACGGGCCGTCCGCGCCGGGCCGGGGTGTCCTCCTTCGGCGCCAGTGGGACCAACGCCCACGTCGTCCTCGAACAGGCCCCGGCCGACCCGGCGGCCTCCGACGGGCCCGCCACGCCGGAACCGGTACTCCCCGCCGTTCCCTGGATCCTGTCGGCGCGCACTCCGGACGCGCTGCGCGCCCAGGCGACGGCGCTGCACGAGCGGGTGGTGGCGGACCCGGGCCTGAGCGTGGCGGACGTGGGTCTCTCACTGGTGGCAGGGCGTTCGCGGTTCGCGGAGCGTGCGGTGGTGGTGGGGGCGGACCGGGGCGAGCTGCTGGCCGGTGTCGCCGCCCTGTCGCGGGGCGTGGGCTCGGCGGCCGTGAGGGTCGGCGGTGGGCCGGTCCCGGGTCGTTCGGTGCTGGTGTTCCCGGGTCAGGGTTCGCAGTGGGTGGGGATGGCCGCGGAGCTGCTGGCCGGGTCTGCGGTGTTCGCGGGGCGGATGGCGGAGTGCGGGCGTGCTCTGGCGCCGTACGTGGACTGGTCGTTGGTGGAGGCGTTGGGTTCGGAGGCGCTGTTGGCGCGGGTGGATGTGGTGCAGCCGGTGCTGTGGGCGGTGATGGTGTCGTTGGCGGAGGTGTGGCGTTCGTTCGGTGTGGTGCCGGACGCGGTGGTGGGCCATTCCCAGGGCGAGATCGCCGCGGCGGTGGTGGCGGGCGGTCTGAGCATCGACGACGGGGCGCGGGTGGTGGCGCTGCGTTCCCGCGCGGTGGGGGCGTTGGCGGGCCGTGGCGGGATGGCATCGGTGCCCCTGCCGGCAGACGTGGCACGGGAGCGCATCGCCCCGTGGGCGGGCCGGCTCTCGGTGGCGGCGGTGAACGGCCCTTCGTCGGTGGCGGTGTCGGGTGACGCGGACGCGGTGGCGGCACTGGTGGCGCAACTCCTTGAGGAAGGCGTGTGGGCGACTCGCATCGAGACCGACTTCGCGTCGCACTCCTCGCACGTGGAGCAGATCCGCGAGCGCCTGCTTTCCGACCTGGACGGGATCACCCCCCTCGCAGGTGCCGTGCCGTACTGGTCCAGCGTGACCGGCGGCCTGCTGGACACGAAGTCCCTGGACGCTGAGTACTGGTACCGCAACATCCGGCAGACCGTCGAGTTCGAGCGGGCGACCCGCTCGCTCCTCGCGGCCGGGCACCGCGTCTTCGTCGAGTCCGGCCCCCAGCCCGCCCTGATGTACGCGATCGAGGACACGGCTGCCGACGCCGGCGCCCCCGACACGCTGCTGCTCGACACCCTGCGACGCGGGGCCGGAGGACTCCACCGGTTCCAGCTCGCGCTCGCCGAGGCACACGTCCGGGGCCTGCGGGTCGACTGGGAGCGGTTGTTCGCCGGAACCGGCGCCCGGCGGGTGGACCTGCCCGCCTACGCCTTCCAGCGCCGCCGCTACTGGCTCGACGCCGTGCCGGCCGACCGGGACCAGGCGGCCGTCGGCCAGTCCGCCGTGGACCACCCGCTGCTCGGCGCCGCGGTCGAACTGCCCGACGACGCGGGCACGCTCTTCACCGGCCGGCTCTCCCCGGCCACCCACCCCTGGCTCGTCGACCACGCCGTGGCCGGAGCCGTGATCGTGCCCGGCGCGGCCCTCGTGGAGCTGGCCGCGCACGTGGGCCGCCGCCTCGGCTGCGCCCTCGTGGAGGAGCTGACCCTCGCCGCCCCGCTGCTGCTGCCCGACGATCAGGCGGTGCAACTGCGCGTACGGGTGGGTGCCGAGGACGGCACGGGACGGCGCCCGGTGGAGTTCCACTCCCGGCCCGAGGCCGCCCCCGGCTCCGCCGAACGGCCCTGGACCCGGCACGCGACCGGCGCGGTCGGCCCCCGGGAGCCCTCGGCCGACCGGGACGACACGACCGGCCGGGACGACACGTCCGACCGGGACGACACGACCGAACCGGTCGGCACCTGGCCCCCGCCCGACGCGGTCCCCCTCGACGTGGACGCACTGTACGGGCTGCTCGAAGCCCGGGGCGTCGCCTACGGCCCGGCGTTCCGGGGCCTGCGCGCCGCCTGGCGCACCGCGGACGCGATCCACGCCGAAGTGGCCCTCCCCGACGGCCTCCCCGGCACCGGGGCGGACAGTTTCGGCGTGCACCCGGCCCTCCTGGACGCGGCCCTCCAGACGACCGGTCTGCGCGACGGCGTCGCGAGCCCGGAGCCCGCCGACGGCGTCCCGCTGCCGTTCTCCTGGCAGCGGGTCGCGATCGAACCCTCCGACGCGACGGTCCTGCGTGTCCGGCTGCGCCCCGACGGCCCCGACGCCGTCACCGCGCTGATCACCGATCCGTCGGGGAGCACCGTGGCGACCGTCGGCTCGCTCACCCTGCGCACGGCGTCCACCGCCGCACTGCGGGCGTCCTCCGGCTCCGTCTTCCACGTCGGCTGGACGCCGGTCGCTGCCGGGCCCGGTCCGCGCCCGGTCACCCGCTGGGGCCTCCTCGGCCCGCGGGACGAGCGGGTACTGCCGGCCGCCTTCCCCACCGAACCCCCGTCCGCGACACCCGACGCGATGCTGCTGACCTGCCCTCCGTCCGCCGGGACCGTGACTGCCGACACCGCGACTGCCGAGACCGTGACCGCGAACGGTGCGACCGCGGACGCCCCCGCCCGGGACGCGGACCCCGCGGCGGTGCACGCGGTCGCGTCCGGGGTCCTGGACCGCCTCCGGGCCCACCTGGCCGACGACACCACCGCCCGGACACCCCTGGTGGTGCTCACCAGGGGTGCGGCCGGCCCGTTCGGCGCGCAGCCGCAGCCGGCGGACCTCGGCGCGGCGGCCGTCTGGGGCATGCTCAGGGCCGCTCAGCTCGAACACCCGGACCGGTTCGTGCTGTTGGACGTCGAAGGGCCGGACGCTGACGGTCTCGGCGACGCGCTCGCCGACCTGCTCGCCACGGGCGAACCGCAGGCGGCCCTGCGCGGCGGCGCCCTGTACGCGCCCCGACTGGTGAGGCCGCCGGCCACCGCCACGAACGCCACGAACGCCACGAACGCCGCCCCCGCGTCCACTCCCGCGCCCACTCCCGGGACAGCGGCCCGGCCGGCCGGCGCGTTCGGACCGGCCGACGGGACGGTCCTGCTGAGCGGCGGCGGCGCTCTCGCGGCCGTCCTGGCGCGCCACCTGGTCGCCGCGCACGGGGTGCGCCACCTCCTCGTGCTGAGCCGCCGCGGCGCCGACGCCCCCGGCATGCCGGAGCTGACGGCGGAGCTTTCCGGGGCCGGAGCGGAACTGACCGCCCTCAGCTGTGATGTGTCCGACCGTCAGGCCCTGGCCACCGCCCTGGCAGGCATCCCCGAACACCGTCCCCTGTGCGCCGTGGTCCACACCGCCGGAGTGCTCGACGACGGTCTGCTGGACGGGCTGACGGGGGAGCGGATGAGCAGCGTCCTGCGGCCCAAGGTCGACGCCGCCCACCACCTCGACCGGCTGACGCGCGGAGCGGACCTCGCCGCGTTCGTCGTCTTCTCCTCTGCCGCGGGCGTGCTGGGCAGCCCCGGACAGGCGTCCTACTCGGCCGCCAACGCCGCGCTGGACGCCCTCGTCGCGGAACGCCGACGGCTCGGGCTCCCCGGCCTGTCCCTGGCCTGGGGGCCCTGGGAGCGGGTGAGCGGGATGACGGCGGAGCTCGGCGGCGCCGAACGGCGGCGCATCGACCGGCGCGGCGCCCGCGGCCTCTCCGACGAGGAGGCCATGGCCCTGCTGGACAGCGTGTGCGTCCCGGACGCCGCCCCGTCGGCAGGCGGGAGTCCCGTCGTCCTGGCCCACCTGGACCTGACCGTGCGCGGCGACGGCCCGGTGCACCCGATGCTGCGCTCCCTGGTCCGCCGCGGCCCGACCGCGACGACCGGGGCGAAGGGGACGCCGACCGCCGCCGCAGCGCTCCGGCATCGGCTCGACACCGCCGCCGACGAACAGGGACGTGAGCTGGTCCTGCGCGAACTCGTCCTCGCCGAGGCCGCCGAAGTCCTCGGCCACAGCGACTCCGGGGCGCTGTCCGCGACGGTGCCCTTCCTCTCCGTCGGATTCGACTCGTTGACCGCGGTGGAGCTGCGCAACCGGCTGGCCGCCGCCACCGGACTGCGGCTGCGGCCCTCCGCCGTCTTCGACAGCGGCACCCCCGCCGCGCTCGCGGCGCGCCTCGCCGCCGAGGCCCGGCCGGAGGACACCCCCAGGGCCGGAACGGCACCCGCGGCCGGAACCCCCGCGGCCGGAGCCTCCGTGTCCGGCACCGACGCCGTCGACAGCGACCCGGTGAGCGTGCTGTTCCGCCAGGCCTGCGCACTCGGCCGGATCGACGAGGGCATCGCCCTGCTCAAGAACGCCTCCGCCCTGCGCCCGGCCTTCCACCGCGGCGGCGACCTCGCGGCCGCCGGCACCGGCCCGCGGCTGCTGCGCCTGAACGAGCGAGCCGACGCCCCCGTACTCGTCTGCTTCGGCTCCGTCGTCGCGCTCGGCGGCGCCCACCAGTACGCCCGCTTCGCCGCCCGCTTCCGGGACCGCTACGCCGTGGCCGCCCTGGACGCCCCCGGATTCGTCCCCGAGCAGGAACTGCCCGCCGACATGTCGGCCCTGCTGGACTTCCACGCGACGACACTGCTTCGGGAACTGCCCGGACGGACGCTCGTGCTGGCCGGCTCCTCCTCCGGCGGCACGCTCGCCCACGGAGTGGCCGCCGCGCTGGAACAGCGCGGCGAGGGCCCGGCGGCCGTGGTGCTGCTGGACACCTACCTCTCCGACAACCAGGGCATCACCCAGTTCAACGACGTCCTGCTGGGCGGCATGTTCGCCCGCGAGGACCGGGCGGCCCCGATGGACGGGACCAGGCTGACCGCGATGGGCGGCTACTTCCGTTTGCTCGACGACTGGAAGCCCCCGGCGGTCCGCGCCCCGCTGCTGCTGGTCCGCGCTTCCACCCCGCTCGGTCGCCCGTCGGCCGAAGCGGGCGACTGGCGCTCGACCTGGGCCGGCGCCGACAGCGTCGTCGACGTCCCCGGAGACCACTTCTCGATCATGGAACAGCATGTCGCGACCACCGGCGACGCCGTCGCCGGCTGGCTCGACAGCACCCTCCGCACCCCCGGTGCCCGGTGA